From the genome of Duffyella gerundensis, one region includes:
- a CDS encoding biofilm development regulator YmgB/AriR family protein → MSMQTTTDEQLRQYMAQSEQTANPQTTIESLKGEMIASGITVSNKALLAIVIERLETESDPIRQSVLRDTLELLLMKP, encoded by the coding sequence ATGTCCATGCAAACCACCACCGACGAACAGCTGCGTCAGTACATGGCGCAATCTGAGCAGACTGCCAATCCGCAGACTACCATTGAGAGCCTGAAGGGCGAGATGATCGCCAGCGGCATCACGGTCAGCAACAAAGCGCTGTTGGCGATTGTGATTGAGCGCCTTGAAACCGAATCCGACCCGATCAGGCAATCGGTACTGCGCGACACGCTGGAACTGCTGTTGATGAAGCCGTAA
- a CDS encoding NTP transferase domain-containing protein, translated as MIAPRAAIFLVAGQGSRMGALTAHYPKCLLPVGQLAVLDTLLPQALKTGEREIVLVTGYQAEAVQAWLNRFYPDAGITLVHNADYAQDVNILSVEKGVNALRFPERGYSIIETDILIDPRAWPQIHHAESSSTSFWLTHGRYSAGLTGGIVEVVDDALTIDRISYQPLYDEAFEGWFKMVGMLSVAPDEVAADRRLRRQTLKQGCNQYYMAPWMAHRQALPCVALDISRQFARAFNTAADYQHAVDDYQKLLSCTEELAHANRVC; from the coding sequence ATGATCGCGCCACGCGCCGCTATTTTTCTGGTTGCCGGGCAGGGCAGCCGCATGGGGGCACTGACCGCGCACTACCCCAAATGCTTATTGCCGGTTGGCCAGCTGGCCGTGCTCGATACGCTGCTGCCCCAGGCGTTGAAAACAGGTGAGCGAGAAATCGTACTGGTAACGGGCTATCAGGCGGAAGCGGTGCAGGCCTGGCTTAATCGCTTTTATCCCGACGCCGGTATTACGCTGGTTCACAATGCTGATTATGCGCAAGACGTCAATATTCTCTCAGTGGAAAAGGGTGTCAATGCCCTGCGTTTTCCCGAAAGAGGCTACAGCATTATTGAGACCGACATTTTAATCGATCCGCGAGCCTGGCCGCAGATTCATCATGCTGAGAGCAGCTCAACGAGTTTCTGGCTCACTCACGGACGCTACAGCGCCGGACTCACCGGCGGCATCGTTGAGGTCGTGGATGATGCCCTGACTATTGATCGCATTAGCTACCAGCCGCTTTACGATGAAGCCTTTGAAGGTTGGTTCAAGATGGTTGGCATGCTCAGCGTGGCGCCTGACGAGGTCGCTGCCGACCGGCGGCTGCGCAGGCAGACCCTGAAGCAGGGTTGCAACCAATATTACATGGCACCGTGGATGGCGCATCGCCAGGCGCTGCCCTGCGTGGCGCTTGATATCTCCCGTCAGTTTGCCCGTGCCTTTAATACGGCCGCTGACTATCAGCATGCCGTTGATGATTATCAGAAATTATTGTCTTGCACTGAGGAATTAGCACATGCAAATCGAGTTTGTTGA
- a CDS encoding class I SAM-dependent methyltransferase: MLDSQKVKAFWESRSKYYHQLPFESIANLEQDPQNLDLKIRDETQKVFSWLPDIAGKSVLDLGAGVGQWTFRFQQRGARQITAVEFSASLVEIGQLEVQQRGITNVEFVHSAAETYRSSHPFEVVFISGLMIYLNDDQAETLVMHLKQHTTPESIILLRDGTGVGERYEINNRFSAHLNTDYSATYRTTQQYQDLFDRHGFTLIEQDNMFPEGHPLNKYPETRLRLYRFRKQHGQN; this comes from the coding sequence TTGTTAGACTCACAGAAAGTAAAAGCATTTTGGGAAAGTCGTTCGAAGTACTATCACCAGTTGCCTTTTGAAAGCATCGCTAATCTTGAGCAGGATCCACAAAATCTTGATCTCAAAATCCGCGACGAGACACAAAAAGTCTTTAGCTGGCTGCCGGATATTGCCGGAAAAAGCGTGCTGGATTTGGGAGCCGGTGTCGGTCAGTGGACGTTTCGTTTTCAACAGCGTGGCGCGCGGCAGATTACTGCCGTGGAGTTTTCTGCCTCACTGGTGGAGATTGGCCAACTGGAAGTACAGCAGCGCGGTATAACCAATGTGGAATTCGTGCATTCCGCTGCGGAAACCTATCGCAGCAGCCACCCTTTTGAGGTGGTTTTCATTTCCGGACTAATGATCTATCTCAATGACGATCAGGCTGAAACGCTGGTTATGCATCTGAAGCAGCACACCACGCCTGAGAGCATTATCCTACTGCGCGACGGCACCGGCGTTGGCGAACGTTATGAAATTAACAACCGTTTTTCTGCACATCTGAATACGGATTACTCCGCCACTTACCGTACGACACAGCAGTATCAGGATCTCTTCGATCGTCATGGCTTTACGCTGATCGAACAGGACAACATGTTTCCTGAAGGCCATCCGTTGAATAAATATCCGGAAACGCGCCTGCGCCTTTACCGCTTCAGGAAACAGCATGGTCAAAATTGA
- a CDS encoding methyl-accepting chemotaxis protein, translated as MNLIKAIASRLPGIRSGRGSQPANGTFDCRQLPASLKNAGLPGHAAGILLNFVPPEADFQQVSQAWQRFTSADLTVISLSSNGALSSSGRQTTYCEGNGQEGSWLWLPKSLIAQHETHIVDLHVSDTQTAAQRIRAIQQELERLPLRMPLSADRTFAMIYCDGLSASEGFMMQAWYNSGRFPCLAIGGSAGGKVTFDGTWIGVGGQVLQGKAVIVFCQMAPGKSFAPFKSQNFTPLDKSWLIAEADPVARTVTSVFDAQGQQQRFTEALAKQIGCNEQQLSERLKGLTFGVKVGEEYFIRSIAKISSDSVQFFCDLEFGDRLFLMQETDFKQATRRDWERFIAGRSKPAAILMNDCILRRVGNEGQLHNAHFFKGLPAAGFSSFGEILGVPINQTLSALVFFNQDVKAMTQFPVEYAGYAAHYAQRALRRWEALNSVQTRVLDRVINYQQELAPLMQALPVLEAATQSQGDALGMAENSIRAISAIATESQQAQSRLGEGLDDLEKISNGINEITHGISNIAFQTNILALNAAVEAARAGEAGRGFAVVAGEVRRLAHSSKEQAEATASNISDAVSTISHIRGVASDTVKTATDMAERSISAADTIAAMSHQTRNERADIAKHLGSLRELTLGMDAMQEAVAQLKVLQTLSGNHEKA; from the coding sequence ATGAACCTTATTAAGGCGATCGCCTCACGTTTGCCCGGCATCCGCTCAGGGCGTGGAAGTCAGCCCGCTAACGGCACCTTTGATTGTCGTCAATTACCCGCCTCGCTGAAAAACGCCGGGTTGCCGGGTCATGCCGCCGGTATTTTGCTGAACTTTGTGCCGCCAGAAGCTGACTTTCAGCAGGTGAGCCAGGCCTGGCAGCGTTTTACATCAGCCGATTTAACCGTTATTTCTCTGTCATCCAACGGTGCGCTCAGCAGCAGTGGTCGTCAGACCACCTATTGCGAAGGCAACGGTCAGGAAGGCAGCTGGCTCTGGCTGCCGAAAAGCCTGATTGCGCAGCATGAGACGCACATTGTCGATCTGCACGTCAGCGACACGCAGACCGCCGCACAGCGTATCCGCGCGATTCAGCAGGAGCTGGAGCGGCTGCCGCTGCGCATGCCGCTGTCTGCCGATCGCACTTTTGCAATGATTTACTGCGACGGCCTTTCGGCGTCGGAAGGCTTTATGATGCAGGCCTGGTATAACAGCGGGCGTTTCCCCTGCCTGGCGATCGGCGGTTCTGCTGGCGGCAAAGTGACCTTTGATGGCACCTGGATTGGCGTTGGCGGTCAAGTCCTGCAGGGCAAAGCGGTGATCGTTTTCTGTCAGATGGCACCGGGCAAATCGTTCGCACCCTTTAAAAGCCAGAACTTTACGCCGCTGGATAAAAGCTGGCTGATTGCCGAAGCCGATCCGGTGGCGCGCACCGTGACCTCGGTGTTTGATGCTCAGGGCCAGCAGCAGCGTTTCACCGAGGCACTGGCGAAGCAGATCGGCTGCAATGAGCAGCAGCTCAGCGAGCGGCTGAAAGGATTAACCTTCGGCGTAAAAGTCGGCGAAGAGTATTTTATTCGTTCTATCGCCAAAATCAGCAGCGACAGCGTGCAGTTCTTCTGCGATCTGGAGTTTGGCGATCGGCTGTTCCTGATGCAGGAGACTGATTTTAAACAGGCAACGCGTCGTGACTGGGAACGATTTATCGCCGGACGTAGCAAGCCCGCGGCGATCCTGATGAACGACTGTATTCTTCGTCGCGTCGGCAACGAAGGTCAGCTGCATAACGCGCACTTTTTTAAAGGCCTGCCCGCAGCCGGTTTCTCCAGCTTTGGTGAGATTCTTGGTGTGCCGATCAACCAGACGCTGTCGGCGCTGGTGTTCTTTAATCAGGACGTGAAGGCGATGACGCAGTTTCCGGTGGAATATGCCGGTTACGCCGCACACTATGCGCAGCGTGCACTGCGTCGTTGGGAAGCGCTGAACAGCGTACAGACGCGGGTGCTGGATCGGGTGATCAACTATCAACAGGAGCTGGCGCCGCTGATGCAGGCGCTGCCGGTACTGGAAGCGGCTACGCAGAGTCAGGGCGACGCGCTGGGTATGGCGGAGAACAGCATTCGCGCTATCAGCGCCATCGCCACCGAAAGCCAGCAGGCGCAGAGTCGTCTGGGCGAAGGGCTGGATGATCTGGAGAAAATCTCCAACGGCATCAACGAAATTACCCACGGCATCAGCAATATCGCCTTCCAGACCAATATTCTGGCACTGAACGCCGCGGTGGAAGCGGCGCGCGCCGGGGAGGCGGGCCGAGGTTTTGCCGTCGTCGCGGGCGAAGTGCGTCGTCTGGCGCATTCCTCAAAAGAGCAGGCAGAAGCTACCGCCAGCAACATCAGCGACGCGGTGAGCACCATCTCGCACATTCGCGGCGTGGCCAGTGATACCGTTAAAACCGCCACCGATATGGCGGAGCGCAGCATCAGCGCGGCGGATACCATTGCGGCCATGAGCCATCAAACGCGCAATGAGCGCGCCGATATTGCCAAACATCTTGGCAGCCTGCGTGAACTGACGCTGGGCATGGATGCGATGCAGGAAGCGGTGGCGCAGCTGAAAGTGTTGCAAACCTTGTCAGGCAATCACGAAAAAGCTTAA
- a CDS encoding glycoside hydrolase family 15 protein, with amino-acid sequence MNNKHDHSPAREAGFAGLGDYAAIGEGRSVALIAPDGAIDWWCAPNLDSPALFDRLLDSQLGGYFQLVPDAPWRMQRCYREASNVLETRYETDTGVVKVTESMNSTFAGRLPWNELARRVEGISGSVRMVIRLRIGTQAETRSPWRTDAHGHPLYHVADLMAMLLRTDDVVLDSQNDEGLDGYLTTSAGSRSVIALVAAAKEPLAVPPIEKVDERIDTSDCAWRNWVDGLSWDAGYADEVKRSALALKFLWYAPTGALAAAATTSLPEGLGKEKNYDYRYAWIRDACLIIKAFIFLGALEDSKAAFSWLSSTIMRHGVEHLRTCYTLEGGLVPEERYLPLEGYQGTQPVRVGNNASQQVQLSMYGDMLATARLFIEAGHVLDLNTSRLLGQLANCCADSWRERDSGIWELPDKRHYTHSKMACWLALDQAVVLAKCEHIEPTWMARWERERDRIRDWIETHCWSAERQAYTFYAGSDDLDAAITLTHRYGSQVNPERMRSTLAAIRHELGHDSAMVYRYSGVEKEESTFLACSFWLVEALAALDQQPQAKAHMQEILACLDQTGNVDIFNEMFDTRTRGWRGNMPQGLSHLALICAAKALGKGA; translated from the coding sequence GTGAATAACAAGCATGACCATTCACCGGCTCGCGAAGCCGGTTTTGCCGGGCTCGGCGACTATGCCGCCATTGGCGAAGGACGCTCGGTGGCCCTGATTGCTCCCGACGGCGCTATCGACTGGTGGTGCGCGCCAAACCTCGATTCCCCCGCGCTGTTTGATCGCCTGCTGGACAGCCAGCTCGGCGGCTATTTTCAACTGGTGCCGGATGCACCGTGGCGCATGCAGCGCTGCTATCGCGAGGCGAGCAACGTGCTGGAAACGCGCTATGAAACTGATACTGGCGTGGTGAAAGTGACCGAGTCGATGAACAGCACCTTTGCGGGTCGGCTGCCGTGGAATGAGCTGGCGCGGCGGGTAGAAGGCATCTCAGGCAGCGTGCGCATGGTAATCCGTCTGCGTATCGGCACGCAGGCGGAAACCCGTTCACCCTGGCGCACCGACGCGCACGGCCATCCGCTCTATCACGTCGCCGATCTGATGGCGATGCTGCTGCGCACCGATGATGTGGTGCTGGACTCACAAAACGATGAGGGGCTGGACGGCTACCTGACCACTTCTGCCGGTTCACGTTCGGTGATTGCGTTGGTTGCTGCGGCGAAAGAGCCGCTGGCGGTGCCGCCGATTGAGAAGGTCGACGAGCGCATCGACACCAGCGATTGCGCCTGGCGCAACTGGGTTGACGGACTGAGCTGGGATGCGGGTTATGCCGATGAGGTAAAGCGATCGGCACTGGCACTGAAGTTTCTCTGGTATGCACCTACCGGTGCGCTGGCCGCAGCGGCCACCACGTCACTACCGGAAGGGCTGGGCAAAGAAAAAAACTATGACTATCGCTACGCGTGGATCCGCGATGCCTGTTTGATTATCAAGGCCTTTATTTTCCTCGGCGCGCTGGAGGATTCCAAGGCAGCGTTCTCCTGGCTCTCCAGCACCATTATGCGGCACGGTGTGGAACACCTGCGCACCTGCTATACGCTGGAAGGGGGGCTGGTGCCTGAAGAGCGCTATTTACCGCTGGAAGGTTATCAGGGTACCCAGCCGGTGCGGGTAGGCAACAACGCCAGCCAGCAGGTTCAGCTGAGCATGTATGGCGATATGCTGGCGACCGCACGGCTGTTTATTGAGGCGGGCCACGTGCTCGATCTCAACACGTCACGCTTGTTGGGCCAGCTGGCAAACTGCTGTGCCGACAGCTGGCGCGAACGCGATTCTGGCATCTGGGAACTGCCCGACAAACGGCATTATACCCATTCAAAAATGGCCTGCTGGCTGGCGCTGGATCAGGCGGTCGTGCTGGCAAAATGTGAGCACATCGAGCCAACATGGATGGCGCGCTGGGAGCGGGAACGCGATCGTATCCGTGACTGGATTGAGACCCACTGCTGGTCGGCTGAACGGCAGGCCTACACCTTTTACGCCGGTAGCGACGATCTCGATGCAGCGATTACGCTGACGCACCGCTATGGCAGTCAGGTCAATCCTGAACGCATGCGCTCTACGCTTGCGGCGATCCGCCACGAGCTGGGACACGATTCCGCGATGGTCTATCGCTATTCCGGCGTGGAGAAAGAAGAGAGCACCTTTCTGGCCTGCTCGTTCTGGCTGGTGGAGGCGCTGGCGGCGCTGGATCAGCAGCCGCAGGCCAAAGCGCATATGCAGGAGATTCTGGCCTGCCTCGATCAGACCGGCAACGTCGATATCTTTAACGAGATGTTTGATACGCGCACACGCGGCTGGCGCGGCAATATGCCGCAGGGGCTGAGCCATCTGGCGTTGATTTGCGCCGCTAAAGCGCTGGGAAAAGGCGCATAA
- a CDS encoding bleomycin resistance protein, with the protein MSQQEIVWNRMVPELTVTDFAASLNFYVEVLGFSIIIRREQPDFAYLALGDAQLMLEHYQDDGWNTAELIRPFGRGVNFQIEVDDIAPLVARLQAHGIPLYRPLRDNTYRVNDAEVCQRECLVQDPDGYLLRFSQYME; encoded by the coding sequence ATGTCTCAGCAGGAAATAGTCTGGAATCGCATGGTGCCGGAATTAACCGTCACTGATTTTGCGGCGTCGCTGAATTTTTATGTCGAGGTGCTGGGCTTCAGCATCATCATCAGGCGTGAACAGCCCGATTTTGCTTATCTTGCGTTAGGCGATGCGCAGCTCATGCTGGAGCATTATCAGGACGACGGCTGGAATACGGCGGAATTGATCAGGCCGTTCGGCCGCGGCGTTAATTTTCAAATCGAAGTGGATGATATCGCGCCGCTGGTTGCCCGCCTGCAGGCGCACGGCATCCCGCTCTATCGTCCGCTGCGTGACAATACCTATCGCGTTAACGATGCCGAGGTCTGCCAGCGCGAATGTCTGGTACAGGATCCGGATGGCTATCTGCTGCGCTTTAGCCAGTATATGGAATAG
- a CDS encoding aspartate/glutamate racemase family protein — protein sequence MVKIDPIYPAVSWPADEGVLGVVGVAPWATLDFCQQLYALTKVEKEWEYPRLIIDNNSKIPSRGRHLQLGERDPSPWIQATIDTLAEMGATVAVVPCNTAHILWPRWSQNSAIPLVSIIDATASSVRKKAACVALLGSELLCASGLYQQALAATGCTTVALSSAEQQIVSDCIAAIKVARRVPKPLLAQLYGCVSQLETRGVTTLILACTELSLLKGSAVWQGLEIVDSNASLAQASLEAIGYQKWA from the coding sequence ATGGTCAAAATTGATCCCATTTATCCAGCAGTGAGCTGGCCTGCTGATGAAGGCGTACTGGGTGTGGTGGGCGTCGCGCCTTGGGCAACGCTTGATTTCTGTCAGCAGCTTTACGCGCTGACAAAAGTGGAAAAAGAGTGGGAATACCCGCGGCTTATCATCGATAACAACAGTAAGATCCCCAGCCGTGGCCGCCATTTGCAGCTCGGCGAGCGCGATCCTTCACCCTGGATCCAGGCCACCATTGATACGCTGGCGGAGATGGGTGCCACGGTAGCGGTGGTGCCCTGCAATACCGCGCATATTCTCTGGCCGCGCTGGAGCCAGAACAGCGCAATTCCGTTGGTTAGCATTATTGATGCCACCGCATCCTCCGTGCGTAAAAAAGCCGCCTGCGTGGCGCTACTGGGATCGGAACTGCTCTGCGCCAGCGGCCTGTATCAGCAGGCGCTTGCCGCGACCGGCTGCACGACCGTTGCGCTGAGCAGCGCAGAACAGCAGATCGTTTCTGACTGCATTGCCGCCATTAAAGTTGCGCGCCGGGTGCCAAAACCCTTGCTGGCGCAGCTTTATGGTTGCGTCAGCCAGCTGGAGACGCGCGGCGTCACCACATTGATACTGGCGTGTACGGAATTGAGCCTGTTGAAGGGCAGTGCGGTGTGGCAGGGGCTGGAGATTGTTGATTCAAACGCGTCGCTGGCGCAGGCCTCTCTGGAGGCAATTGGCTATCAGAAATGGGCGTGA
- a CDS encoding DUF2268 domain-containing putative Zn-dependent protease (predicted Zn-dependent protease with a strongly conserved HExxH motif): MDNWTLHWLEANGSLAAWRSDVVQQAEAAYATVAAWMPPPPLDILLQPAPGQVIPEIGLLGRAWSATLLSISLDPQNPALPAALQDGTLHRQLLHEVHHCLRMAGPGYGWTLGEALVSEGLAGQFVTTLLGSAPERWECALSLSQLRQLPLTAAMLAERHYDHAAWFFGTASLPRWAGYSLGYAMAGAWREQIGAPSATQWVEVSANEVIAAAIVRGVIAG; this comes from the coding sequence ATGGATAACTGGACACTGCACTGGCTGGAAGCCAACGGATCGCTGGCCGCCTGGCGTTCTGACGTTGTGCAACAGGCTGAAGCCGCTTACGCCACGGTTGCCGCATGGATGCCGCCACCGCCGCTGGATATTCTGCTCCAGCCCGCGCCCGGCCAGGTTATTCCAGAAATCGGCCTGCTCGGTCGCGCCTGGAGCGCTACCCTGCTCAGCATCAGCCTTGATCCACAGAACCCGGCCCTGCCAGCCGCATTGCAAGACGGCACCCTGCATCGTCAACTGCTGCATGAGGTGCATCATTGCCTGCGCATGGCCGGACCGGGCTATGGCTGGACGCTGGGCGAGGCGCTGGTCAGCGAAGGCTTAGCCGGACAATTTGTTACCACGCTGCTCGGCAGTGCGCCGGAAAGGTGGGAATGTGCGTTAAGCCTTTCACAGCTGCGCCAGTTGCCGCTTACCGCCGCCATGCTCGCTGAGCGTCATTACGATCATGCCGCCTGGTTTTTTGGCACCGCATCACTGCCGCGCTGGGCCGGTTACAGCCTGGGCTATGCCATGGCGGGCGCATGGCGCGAACAGATCGGTGCTCCGTCGGCCACGCAGTGGGTTGAGGTTTCAGCAAACGAGGTGATCGCCGCGGCGATCGTGCGCGGCGTCATCGCAGGTTAA
- a CDS encoding YncE family protein, protein MKQLIRTRLAGATLAALTALSLAACQAPAAKKVAEPASPVQTQQSNVQQRELGNGLYEIASAKNALWVASAGDFKDNGGVIYKLNPATLQTELQTHTDLKNFALTRNSDGTVLYTTNSLDGGISAIDATTGKITQRLNFNEKNAQGFPFGTREVIYHNGMLWIGGVGDPGVIWVVDAKTLKLKARIKNAGKWVTGLLWSPVTDRIYAANGSGEILVINPRSHKIEQRWTPGDGKSYLFLNMAEDPATGRLFVTDNSKAKATLVFDERSGKVIKQLDTGDSLGIKFNAKRNEIYISQRESGKVLQLDATSYAVKNSWDFTPHPNSLLLSEDGQTLYVTVKQDFNKDHSSKGPDRVVRVDLR, encoded by the coding sequence ATGAAACAACTGATTCGCACACGTCTTGCGGGTGCCACGCTGGCCGCACTGACCGCTCTGAGCCTTGCTGCCTGCCAGGCGCCCGCGGCTAAAAAAGTGGCCGAACCGGCATCACCGGTGCAAACCCAGCAAAGCAACGTGCAGCAGCGCGAACTGGGCAACGGCCTTTACGAAATTGCTTCAGCGAAAAACGCCCTGTGGGTGGCCAGCGCCGGAGATTTTAAAGACAACGGCGGCGTGATTTATAAGCTAAATCCCGCCACCTTGCAGACAGAGTTACAGACCCACACCGACCTGAAAAACTTCGCGCTGACCCGCAACAGCGACGGCACTGTGCTTTACACCACCAACTCGCTGGATGGCGGCATCAGCGCCATTGACGCCACCACCGGTAAAATCACCCAGCGCCTGAATTTCAACGAGAAAAACGCGCAGGGTTTCCCGTTCGGCACGCGTGAAGTGATCTACCACAACGGCATGCTCTGGATTGGCGGCGTGGGCGATCCCGGCGTAATTTGGGTAGTGGATGCGAAAACGCTGAAGCTGAAAGCGCGCATTAAAAATGCCGGCAAATGGGTAACCGGCCTGCTCTGGTCACCGGTTACCGATCGCATTTATGCGGCCAACGGCAGCGGAGAGATTTTGGTGATTAATCCACGTAGCCACAAAATCGAGCAGCGCTGGACGCCAGGCGACGGCAAAAGCTATCTGTTCCTCAACATGGCGGAAGATCCGGCCACCGGTCGCCTGTTTGTCACCGATAACTCGAAAGCCAAAGCGACGCTGGTGTTTGATGAGCGCAGCGGCAAGGTAATCAAGCAGCTCGATACCGGCGACAGCCTCGGCATCAAGTTCAATGCCAAACGCAATGAGATCTACATCAGCCAGCGCGAGTCCGGCAAAGTGTTGCAGCTGGACGCCACCAGCTACGCGGTAAAAAACAGCTGGGATTTCACGCCGCATCCAAACAGCCTGCTGCTGTCGGAAGATGGCCAAACGCTGTATGTCACCGTGAAGCAGGACTTCAACAAAGACCATTCCTCAAAAGGCCCGGACCGCGTCGTACGTGTCGATCTGCGTTAA
- a CDS encoding DUF711 family protein translates to MIRAITLGVPAHMVDTGSAEPQLQRFRALAERQLAARNWPLRTLRLTLPPLREEHEEEMFALPARLASFSEMAQRLGSRWFCLPVDLTQGENYQRRLDAAFATLFKQPRMFLNLMVADAQGINIRASHDVARFMLNVAQRSNNGFDNFRVGASLCCPANAPFFPFSRHEGDTLKFSFALETTDIALELSELVRQKKRSLGEFSDEFIARLITRLGEINAFGLELQAATGIDYAGLDASLAPFPDGNISVGRLLENLGARPCGSQGSLFITSILTNAIKTAVARSGALAVGFNGVMFSVLEDDVLASANNRRALSVDTLNAWSTVCGCGLDMLPVPGSTLSEDIAAIILDTAALAVRLTKPLGVRLLPIPGKEVNELTQFNFDFLCNSRVMQIDKSDVSFPTENGRWNYRY, encoded by the coding sequence ATGATCCGCGCAATTACCCTTGGCGTTCCGGCGCATATGGTCGATACCGGCAGCGCTGAGCCGCAGCTTCAGCGTTTTCGCGCCCTGGCTGAGCGCCAGCTGGCAGCAAGAAACTGGCCGCTGCGCACGTTGCGTTTGACCCTGCCGCCGCTGCGCGAAGAGCACGAAGAAGAGATGTTTGCGCTGCCTGCGCGCCTAGCTTCTTTTAGCGAAATGGCACAACGGCTGGGCAGCCGCTGGTTCTGCCTGCCGGTGGATTTGACGCAGGGTGAAAACTATCAGCGTCGTCTGGATGCTGCTTTTGCCACGCTGTTTAAGCAGCCACGGATGTTTCTCAATCTGATGGTGGCCGATGCGCAGGGCATTAATATCCGTGCCAGCCATGATGTTGCCCGTTTTATGCTTAACGTGGCGCAGCGCAGCAACAACGGTTTCGACAATTTCCGCGTCGGCGCTTCACTGTGTTGCCCGGCTAACGCACCGTTTTTCCCGTTTTCTCGTCATGAAGGCGACACGCTGAAATTCAGTTTTGCACTGGAAACCACCGATATCGCCCTGGAACTGAGCGAGCTCGTCAGACAGAAAAAGCGCAGTTTAGGCGAGTTTTCCGACGAGTTTATTGCCCGTTTGATTACCCGGCTCGGCGAGATTAATGCTTTCGGCCTGGAATTGCAGGCTGCTACAGGCATCGACTATGCCGGCCTGGATGCGTCGCTGGCACCTTTTCCCGATGGCAATATTTCGGTTGGGCGGCTGCTGGAAAACCTCGGTGCCCGTCCGTGCGGTAGCCAGGGTTCACTGTTTATTACCAGCATTTTGACCAATGCCATTAAAACGGCGGTTGCACGCAGCGGCGCGCTGGCCGTTGGCTTCAACGGCGTGATGTTTTCAGTACTGGAAGATGATGTGCTCGCCAGCGCTAATAATCGCCGCGCACTGAGTGTGGATACGCTGAATGCCTGGTCAACGGTGTGTGGCTGCGGGCTTGATATGCTGCCGGTACCGGGATCAACGCTGTCGGAAGATATCGCCGCCATCATTCTCGATACCGCAGCGCTGGCTGTCAGGCTGACTAAACCACTGGGTGTACGCCTGCTACCGATTCCTGGCAAAGAAGTGAACGAACTGACCCAATTCAACTTCGATTTTCTGTGCAACAGCCGGGTAATGCAGATCGATAAAAGTGACGTCAGTTTTCCGACGGAAAATGGGCGCTGGAACTACCGCTATTAA
- a CDS encoding NTP transferase domain-containing protein, translating into MKADHAIILAAGKSLQLDGKNKVLIRHPQSQKTILDRAIEAFAGKHITVVVGFGALQIMERYPQLHYIINENWANTNNAMSLGLALSQVGEPTYVVSGDIFFSGALIAEMDNRSGNLILTEERENRMLTSLHCELDAQGKISNIYGGPIRASQHPEAIGLFKITDRELLKSWHKQCLRFGNLFAGQTLPCQEDSPLYAHDLGTHPFCEINSIADYWRLVQTEYQP; encoded by the coding sequence ATGAAAGCTGATCACGCCATTATTCTGGCTGCTGGCAAAAGCCTGCAGCTGGATGGCAAAAACAAGGTGTTAATTCGCCATCCGCAGAGCCAGAAAACCATTCTTGATCGGGCCATTGAGGCCTTTGCCGGTAAGCACATCACCGTGGTGGTGGGGTTCGGTGCGCTGCAAATTATGGAGCGTTATCCGCAGCTTCATTACATCATTAATGAAAATTGGGCCAATACCAACAACGCCATGAGCCTCGGCCTGGCCTTGTCGCAGGTTGGGGAGCCAACCTATGTGGTTTCCGGCGATATCTTCTTCTCTGGCGCGCTGATCGCTGAGATGGATAACCGCAGCGGCAATCTGATCCTTACGGAAGAACGGGAAAACCGTATGCTTACCTCGTTGCACTGCGAGCTGGATGCGCAGGGTAAGATCAGCAACATTTACGGCGGGCCCATTCGCGCGTCACAGCATCCGGAAGCGATCGGCCTGTTCAAAATCACCGATCGTGAACTGCTAAAAAGCTGGCATAAGCAGTGCCTGCGCTTCGGTAACCTGTTTGCTGGTCAGACGCTGCCCTGCCAGGAAGACTCACCGCTGTATGCTCACGATCTTGGCACCCATCCCTTCTGTGAAATTAACAGCATCGCCGATTACTGGCGGCTGGTTCAGACAGAGTATCAGCCATGA